In a single window of the Micromonospora sp. WMMD1155 genome:
- a CDS encoding RICIN domain-containing protein, with the protein MPLFTRRPSTAEPVRRAGRTGLVLAMITALVGAAAAVLVAAPPAAAATIDTNAYYVLVNRHSGKVLDVRDTSTADGAVIQQWSRNDGAWQQFQFVSSGSGYYRLKARHSGKVVDLWEWNTADGAEYRQWPDTNGTNQQFQVLDSDGGSVRLINRHSAKALEVWERSTADGGRVSQYADLNGPNQQWQLVAVGGGSTPPTTGCGSGSTNAEAVLNGSTWTARNGSSTVYSGSDMLSAMQAAVNSLSAGRTSKQRVVVRGSGSVSAGSRLSLPSYTTLAVCGTINVTGSGSGDQAPVYSRGTTDVEVQNLTLTGSPLYGIFMRNVNNLTLGQIDMRLSSGLGIRIDNHGGDRAVKVRNIRIDTVYVSGTGTHGVETYGVDGLTIGTVTARNTRDSGLLLNDTINATVGTVDAQNAGAGTGYAAFRMANRNGRVGSSYPTNIRVGTVIASGGGRGIFCVSESGGAVIDRVTISNTGNNSILVENCYNVVIAGVSGTVTGGGEVRIASRTEFPISSGIRFQNLTVSGTNITQNPCGGANNTISNVTRINSTLTWC; encoded by the coding sequence GCCGTCCACCGCTGAGCCGGTCCGCCGTGCGGGGCGTACCGGCCTGGTGCTGGCCATGATCACCGCGCTGGTCGGCGCGGCCGCCGCCGTGCTGGTCGCCGCGCCGCCGGCAGCGGCGGCGACCATCGACACCAACGCCTACTACGTCCTGGTCAACCGGCACAGCGGCAAGGTGCTCGACGTCCGGGACACCTCGACGGCGGACGGCGCGGTGATCCAGCAGTGGTCCCGTAACGACGGCGCGTGGCAGCAGTTCCAGTTCGTCTCCTCCGGGAGCGGCTATTACCGCCTCAAGGCCCGGCACAGCGGGAAGGTCGTCGACCTCTGGGAGTGGAACACCGCCGACGGCGCCGAGTACCGGCAGTGGCCCGACACCAACGGCACCAACCAGCAGTTCCAGGTCCTCGACTCGGACGGCGGCTCCGTCCGGCTCATCAACCGCCACTCCGCCAAGGCACTGGAGGTCTGGGAGCGGTCCACCGCCGACGGCGGCCGGGTCAGTCAGTACGCCGACCTCAACGGCCCGAACCAGCAGTGGCAACTGGTCGCGGTGGGCGGCGGCAGCACACCGCCGACCACCGGCTGCGGCAGCGGATCGACGAACGCCGAGGCCGTCCTGAACGGGAGCACCTGGACCGCCCGCAACGGCTCGTCGACCGTCTACTCGGGTTCGGACATGTTGTCGGCCATGCAGGCGGCGGTCAACTCGCTGTCGGCGGGTCGGACGTCGAAGCAGCGGGTGGTGGTGCGCGGCTCCGGGTCGGTGAGCGCGGGTTCGCGGTTGTCGCTGCCGTCGTACACGACCCTGGCGGTGTGCGGCACGATCAACGTGACCGGCTCGGGGTCGGGAGACCAGGCGCCGGTCTACTCGCGCGGCACCACCGACGTCGAGGTGCAGAACCTGACGCTGACCGGGTCGCCGCTGTACGGGATCTTCATGCGCAACGTGAACAACCTGACCCTCGGGCAGATCGACATGCGGCTCTCCTCGGGCCTGGGCATCCGCATCGACAACCACGGTGGGGACCGGGCGGTCAAGGTGCGCAACATCCGCATCGACACCGTCTACGTGTCGGGGACCGGCACCCACGGTGTGGAGACGTACGGGGTGGACGGCCTGACCATCGGCACGGTCACGGCACGGAACACCAGGGACTCCGGCCTGCTGCTCAACGACACGATCAACGCCACGGTGGGCACCGTCGACGCGCAGAACGCCGGGGCCGGCACCGGCTACGCCGCGTTCCGGATGGCCAACCGCAACGGTCGGGTGGGCAGCTCGTACCCGACCAACATCCGGGTCGGGACCGTGATCGCGTCCGGGGGTGGCCGGGGGATCTTCTGTGTGTCCGAGTCCGGTGGCGCGGTCATCGACCGGGTGACCATCTCGAACACGGGGAACAACTCGATCCTGGTGGAGAACTGCTACAACGTCGTCATCGCCGGGGTGTCCGGCACGGTGACGGGTGGCGGCGAGGTGAGGATCGCGTCGCGGACGGAGTTCCCGATCTCCTCCGGCATCCGGTTCCAGAACCTGACCGTCAGCGGCACCAACATCACCCAGAACCCCTGCGGTGGCGCCAACAACACGATCAGCAACGTCACGCGGATCAACTCGACGCTGACCTGGTGTTGA